A part of Larkinella insperata genomic DNA contains:
- the ccsA gene encoding cytochrome c biogenesis protein CcsA, which produces MIHTTVGQIGHFFVILSFVTSLMATAAYLRISLAGNDLLQNKRELTQWRWLARGSFYVHGLTILGIVGSLFYIIFNHYYEYHYAWSYSSRALPAEYVLSSFWHGQEGSFLLWLFWNAVLGVILIQTNRDDRTNGTRQWEAPMMTVFALVQAFLASMILGVVFGDTFKIGSSPFLLLREAMPDAPIFTSNPNYIPEDGKGMNPLLQNYWMVIHPPTLFLGYATTLIPFAFCIAGLWKNESKEWIRPALPWALFSAMVLGVGILMGGYWAYETLNFGGYWNWDPVENSVLVPWMVLVAGIHAMLIAKKSSTGLKTAIILSVSCFLLILYSTFLTRSGILGNSSVHSFTDLGLSGQLLIYMLAFMAIAIVLISVKWKLIEKDEEETSVYSKEFWLFIGAVVLCLAGFQILNTTSFPVYNKIGEAFGFNPNIAMPADQVAHFNKFQVWFFAVIAVLTGIGQYVWWRKTAKNNLNALITPAVISLLISGGLIAYGNITKPAFMALLTTSVFAVVANSSILFGVVRGNYKLSGGAVTHIGAALMLIGVLFSSGYSKIVSINNTGLLISKSEDFTKNDNKENKENVILWLNQPQKMSGYLLTYRGQRIEIRGVPDYVPRNWVEPLLGASPEFSYHGIALRDIEQKGKLYHKKGDTVALHPENTYYEVEYREPGGKVFTLFPRGQINEQMGAGGFLPSPDIRRMPEKDLYTYVATVPDPSSEGTWSPAETYRIAPRDTFFVNDYVAVFDNIEQTREVDGTPLGPNDAAVKAVVRVLDKEREYVLKPAFIIKDRMVGRKSETNEELGLRLQLDEIDPRTGLFTFTANTTQRDYIVMKAKEMPLINLLWIGTFVLVIGFTMAAIRRYREFTKMRDKDKKKPPVVVKQPSVNRI; this is translated from the coding sequence ATGATTCATACGACGGTTGGTCAAATTGGCCACTTTTTTGTAATTCTTTCTTTTGTAACCTCCCTGATGGCGACGGCGGCCTATCTGCGGATTTCGCTGGCGGGCAACGATCTTCTCCAGAACAAACGGGAGCTTACGCAATGGCGCTGGCTGGCCCGGGGATCTTTCTACGTCCACGGCCTGACCATCCTGGGAATTGTCGGCAGCCTTTTCTACATCATTTTCAACCATTACTACGAATACCATTACGCCTGGAGCTATTCGTCGCGGGCTTTACCGGCGGAATACGTTCTCTCGAGCTTCTGGCACGGCCAGGAAGGGAGTTTTCTGCTCTGGCTGTTCTGGAATGCAGTACTGGGTGTTATTCTGATCCAGACTAACCGGGACGACCGCACCAACGGTACGCGGCAGTGGGAAGCGCCCATGATGACGGTTTTTGCGCTGGTGCAGGCCTTTCTGGCGTCCATGATTCTGGGCGTGGTCTTCGGCGATACCTTCAAGATCGGCAGTTCGCCGTTTCTGCTGCTACGGGAAGCCATGCCGGATGCGCCAATTTTCACCAGCAACCCTAATTACATTCCGGAAGACGGCAAGGGAATGAACCCACTGCTGCAGAATTACTGGATGGTGATCCACCCGCCGACCCTGTTCCTGGGGTATGCTACTACGCTGATTCCTTTTGCGTTCTGCATTGCCGGTTTGTGGAAAAACGAATCGAAAGAATGGATTCGTCCCGCCCTGCCCTGGGCGTTGTTTTCGGCGATGGTATTAGGCGTCGGAATTCTGATGGGTGGTTACTGGGCTTACGAAACGCTCAATTTCGGGGGGTATTGGAACTGGGACCCGGTCGAAAACTCGGTGTTGGTTCCCTGGATGGTGCTGGTCGCGGGCATTCACGCCATGCTCATTGCCAAAAAGAGCTCAACGGGTTTGAAAACGGCCATCATTCTGTCGGTTTCCTGCTTTCTGCTGATTCTGTATTCCACCTTCCTGACCCGCAGCGGTATTCTGGGAAACTCCTCGGTGCACTCCTTCACCGATTTAGGCTTGTCGGGCCAGCTGCTGATTTACATGCTGGCTTTTATGGCCATTGCCATTGTCCTGATCTCGGTAAAGTGGAAACTGATCGAGAAAGACGAAGAAGAAACCTCGGTTTACTCGAAAGAATTCTGGCTTTTCATCGGCGCTGTTGTGCTCTGTCTGGCCGGTTTCCAGATTTTAAACACCACCTCCTTCCCGGTTTACAATAAAATTGGCGAAGCTTTTGGCTTCAACCCCAATATTGCCATGCCGGCCGATCAGGTGGCCCACTTCAACAAATTTCAGGTTTGGTTTTTCGCGGTGATCGCAGTTCTGACGGGAATTGGGCAATACGTCTGGTGGCGTAAAACCGCAAAAAATAACCTGAACGCACTGATTACCCCCGCAGTCATTTCGCTCCTGATCAGCGGTGGGCTGATTGCCTACGGAAACATCACCAAACCGGCATTCATGGCGCTGCTGACGACCTCCGTTTTTGCCGTGGTGGCCAACTCAAGCATTCTGTTCGGGGTTGTTCGGGGCAATTACAAGCTTTCGGGCGGGGCGGTCACCCACATTGGTGCGGCCCTGATGCTGATTGGCGTCCTGTTTTCGTCGGGTTACTCGAAAATTGTGTCCATCAACAACACCGGTTTGCTGATTTCGAAAAGCGAAGATTTCACGAAAAACGACAACAAGGAGAACAAGGAAAACGTCATTCTGTGGTTGAATCAGCCCCAGAAAATGAGCGGTTACCTGCTGACTTATCGTGGACAGCGGATCGAAATTCGCGGGGTTCCGGATTACGTCCCTCGCAACTGGGTTGAACCGCTCCTGGGTGCCAGCCCGGAATTCAGCTACCACGGTATTGCCCTGCGGGACATTGAGCAAAAAGGCAAGCTTTATCATAAAAAAGGCGATACCGTAGCGCTGCACCCCGAAAATACCTACTACGAGGTTGAATACCGGGAACCAGGTGGCAAGGTCTTTACGCTGTTCCCGCGCGGGCAGATCAACGAGCAGATGGGCGCGGGCGGTTTCCTGCCTTCCCCCGACATTCGCCGGATGCCGGAGAAAGACCTCTACACCTACGTGGCTACAGTTCCTGACCCCAGCAGCGAAGGCACCTGGAGCCCCGCCGAAACGTACCGGATTGCGCCCCGCGATACCTTCTTCGTCAACGATTACGTAGCGGTTTTTGATAACATCGAGCAGACCCGCGAAGTCGACGGGACTCCGCTGGGCCCCAACGACGCGGCCGTGAAGGCCGTGGTCCGGGTGTTGGACAAGGAGCGGGAGTACGTCCTGAAACCCGCATTCATCATCAAAGACCGGATGGTGGGCCGGAAGTCGGAAACAAACGAAGAACTTGGCCTACGGCTTCAACTCGATGAAATCGATCCGCGGACGGGCCTGTTTACCTTTACCGCCAACACCACCCAGCGCGATTACATTGTGATGAAGGCGAAGGAAATGCCGCTGATCAATCTGCTCTGGATCGGAACGTTTGTGCTGGTGATTGGCTTTACAATGGCGGCCATCCGGCGATACCGTGAATTCACCAAAATGCGGGACAAGGATAAAAAGAAACCGCCCGTTGTGGTGAAACAGCCCTCCGTAAACCGCATATGA
- a CDS encoding hemolysin family protein: protein MESYSILLGALIALILAGFFSAVEMAYQSVNRLYFELHSKQGPLGEKLVSAFLKQPILFVGTTLTGNTLFLVLYGVLGVTVLNPILAAYLPDLLTHPVTLIVIETFILTFLFMPFGDYVPKSLALIHPDALMERLAIPIWIIYKAIAPIVRLMVWLTKGIVKIIPGSKYSEIRPVFGLIDLNHYLQQFNQQKQPDQNDEEEIDIDTEILNNAIDFRNVSVRDCMIPRTDITAIEVDDSIEKLKQCFQESGHSKIVVYRDNIDDVIGYCHALSLFQKPQTIESILTPIRVVPDSMPARLLLEKFLAERKSLALVVDEFGGTSGLVSVEDLVEQIFGEIQDEYDTNEDWDERQLDDHTWLLSARHEIESLNEKYGWDIPEGDYDTLGGLILAVNGEIPNVSDVIKMPPFTFTILSMNEARINLVKVSTDPDGDDQQSDPDED from the coding sequence ATGGAATCATACAGCATTCTGCTCGGGGCTTTAATCGCCCTGATACTGGCCGGTTTCTTCTCGGCAGTCGAGATGGCCTACCAATCGGTCAACCGGCTCTATTTTGAGCTTCACAGCAAACAAGGCCCCCTGGGTGAGAAACTGGTTTCGGCCTTTTTAAAACAACCCATCCTGTTTGTGGGCACTACGCTGACGGGCAACACCCTGTTTCTGGTGTTGTACGGTGTGCTGGGCGTAACGGTTTTAAATCCCATCCTGGCGGCTTATCTCCCAGATTTGCTCACGCACCCGGTCACGCTCATCGTGATCGAAACCTTCATCCTCACGTTTCTCTTCATGCCCTTTGGTGATTACGTGCCCAAAAGTCTGGCGCTGATACATCCCGATGCGCTCATGGAACGGCTGGCGATTCCCATCTGGATTATTTACAAGGCCATTGCTCCCATTGTCCGGCTGATGGTCTGGCTAACCAAAGGCATCGTCAAAATTATTCCCGGCAGCAAATATTCCGAGATTCGGCCGGTATTCGGGCTGATTGATCTGAACCACTACCTCCAGCAGTTCAACCAGCAGAAACAACCCGACCAGAACGACGAGGAAGAAATTGATATTGACACCGAAATCCTAAACAATGCCATCGACTTCCGCAATGTGTCGGTGCGGGATTGCATGATTCCGCGGACGGACATTACGGCCATCGAGGTAGACGATAGCATCGAAAAACTTAAGCAGTGCTTTCAGGAGAGCGGCCATTCCAAAATTGTAGTGTACCGCGACAACATCGACGATGTGATCGGCTACTGCCACGCCCTGTCGCTGTTTCAGAAGCCGCAAACCATTGAAAGCATTCTGACCCCGATCCGGGTGGTTCCGGATAGTATGCCCGCCCGGCTGCTGCTCGAGAAATTCCTGGCCGAACGCAAAAGTCTGGCGCTGGTGGTCGATGAATTCGGCGGCACGTCGGGGCTGGTCAGCGTGGAAGATCTGGTCGAACAGATTTTTGGCGAGATTCAGGACGAATACGACACCAACGAAGACTGGGATGAACGCCAGCTCGACGATCACACCTGGCTGCTGAGCGCCCGGCACGAAATTGAAAGCTTAAATGAAAAATACGGCTGGGACATTCCCGAAGGTGATTACGATACGCTGGGCGGTCTGATTTTAGCCGTCAACGGTGAGATTCCGAACGTGAGCGATGTGATTAAAATGCCGCCCTTTACCTTTACCATCCTGTCGATGAACGAAGCCCGGATTAACCTGGTCAAGGTGTCGACGGACCCGGATGGCGACGATCAGCAAAGCGATCCGGACGAGGACTGA
- a CDS encoding helix-turn-helix transcriptional regulator: MENWLCQQSLAEVKKPGLKLAEKQVFFQHEAIGEIAENQINAGAFMIADIDFRLTKSVQLTKTTEGEAIQMHFLLKGANTIDVKAGEKRCFFTNQHTIGYLPDSESIYNLTAAGESVSYFTVIIPKEVYFTILSQASHLHADFSRRIKHGNALYMDASNRCITPAMKGVIQDIRQCQRTGDLKKLFLEAKVLELLMLQLEQINADGVLSIALKGDDRRKIQEAREILEENYQKPPTILELARLTGLNEFKLKKGFKEQWGTTIYGYVNQLRMEQARRWLLGEDRSIGEIAHLVGYKNHAHFTAAYKRYFNSLPSELHK; encoded by the coding sequence ATGGAAAACTGGCTTTGCCAGCAATCCCTAGCGGAAGTGAAGAAACCGGGTCTGAAACTAGCGGAAAAGCAGGTGTTTTTTCAGCACGAAGCCATTGGCGAGATTGCCGAGAATCAGATCAATGCGGGGGCTTTTATGATTGCCGACATTGATTTTCGTCTGACGAAATCCGTTCAGCTTACGAAGACAACCGAGGGAGAAGCCATCCAGATGCATTTTCTTCTGAAGGGTGCCAACACCATTGACGTGAAAGCCGGGGAAAAGCGGTGCTTTTTTACCAACCAGCACACCATCGGCTACCTGCCCGACTCGGAAAGTATCTACAATCTGACGGCGGCAGGTGAGTCGGTTTCGTACTTTACGGTCATCATTCCCAAAGAAGTTTATTTTACGATTCTATCGCAGGCCAGCCACCTGCACGCCGATTTTTCCCGGCGCATCAAACACGGCAACGCGCTGTACATGGATGCCTCCAACCGTTGCATTACCCCCGCCATGAAGGGGGTCATTCAGGATATCCGGCAGTGCCAGCGGACCGGGGATTTGAAAAAGTTGTTTCTAGAAGCGAAGGTGCTGGAATTGCTCATGCTCCAGCTCGAGCAGATCAACGCGGATGGCGTTCTGAGTATCGCCCTGAAAGGAGATGACAGGCGGAAAATTCAGGAAGCCCGCGAGATTTTGGAAGAGAATTACCAGAAACCGCCGACAATTCTGGAGCTGGCCCGGCTGACCGGCCTGAACGAATTCAAACTCAAAAAAGGATTTAAAGAGCAGTGGGGAACGACCATCTACGGGTACGTCAACCAGTTACGGATGGAGCAGGCCCGTCGTTGGTTGCTGGGGGAGGACCGTTCGATTGGCGAAATTGCGCACCTGGTCGGGTATAAAAACCACGCCCACTTCACGGCGGCCTACAAACGGTATTTCAACAGCCTGCCGAGTGAACTGCACAAGTAA
- a CDS encoding TonB-dependent siderophore receptor: MYRRFILLSFCLLLVQFASAQTASSVIEGKVSIDDDNPLPYASVVLEGTRYGVSTDESGYFKIQQLPAGLYRVRVSGVGFKNSIRRVQLKDSETVSLTFKLTAATNELEVVEVFGARDKQPEKLDAITRLPLKPSDQIQSISVISNKLIEQQGALTVIEGVRNVPGVYTYSTYGGVKESISSRGFRGIPTLKNGVRVMTDFRGMGYPTDMQGVENIQVLKGSAAITQGLGQASGQATDLGAPGGLVNVVTKTPKFVNAGSVSLRAGSWNLFRPTFDVQGLLNESKTIAFRIDGAYQTGGKYRKGMEKESFYINPSLAFRPNEKTFITLEMDFYNVNETIDAGTVNLSVMPNPAFDPTRPAGRNNVRFLTNMTNDIYDIPDNRMLGFKSDISTVRHSTYTASFRRYLDDANKLYIRGAVYRSVYDSDAIRTSLTPLASKPDTNDVKVNLYTRSISHNLPRLDKNSVVQFDLVGDQIETGVLKHTFMVGADYKVTDLTEMTYNTIAIPGIIDVFRPETISNTLPYGTANFTKTGETISRTTNMGVTAQDVVSLNDWLKAFIGVRYSSNQSSSPLNSAFTRTHFWNPLGGLMVSVKKGLNLFVSYTNSTRPENVSQVDEAGNTFGNSSVNQWEAGVKSDWLDNRLRFNLTLYRIEQSNLIEQLYDINNNAITINGRNVYRASGDDRRQGVEVELTGRVLTNLEAIIGYSYINAQYRNTVVNVEGSAPNNTPSHTYNAWLNYTVAKGPLKRLNIGAGLYYLGSRPYNDWTQVGYTTHGLDTSKEPWYNQAYTLLNAQLGYQFNQQWGLRVIANNLLDKVGYDAYRTSFIDKIQPRNFSGVVSYRF, from the coding sequence ATGTACCGACGTTTTATTCTGCTAAGTTTCTGCCTGTTGCTGGTTCAATTTGCTTCGGCACAGACGGCTTCTTCCGTTATTGAAGGAAAAGTTTCCATTGACGACGACAACCCGTTGCCCTACGCATCAGTCGTTCTGGAAGGCACCCGCTACGGTGTCTCGACCGACGAGTCTGGTTATTTCAAAATTCAGCAATTGCCCGCCGGTCTATACCGGGTAAGGGTATCGGGCGTTGGTTTTAAAAACAGTATCCGCAGGGTGCAACTGAAAGACAGCGAAACCGTTAGCCTGACGTTTAAGCTGACGGCGGCCACCAACGAACTGGAAGTGGTGGAGGTGTTTGGCGCGCGCGACAAGCAACCGGAAAAACTGGACGCCATCACCCGCCTGCCGCTCAAGCCGAGCGACCAGATTCAGAGCATTTCGGTCATTTCCAACAAACTCATCGAGCAGCAGGGCGCCCTGACGGTCATCGAAGGCGTCCGCAACGTGCCCGGCGTTTATACCTACTCCACCTACGGCGGGGTGAAGGAAAGCATTTCGTCGCGCGGTTTCCGGGGCATTCCGACGCTGAAAAACGGGGTTCGCGTGATGACCGATTTCCGGGGCATGGGCTACCCGACCGATATGCAGGGCGTCGAAAATATTCAGGTTCTGAAAGGTTCGGCAGCCATCACGCAGGGCCTGGGACAAGCTTCCGGGCAGGCAACGGACCTGGGCGCACCGGGTGGTCTGGTCAACGTGGTTACCAAGACGCCCAAGTTTGTGAACGCCGGATCGGTTTCGCTCCGGGCCGGTAGCTGGAATCTATTCCGGCCTACCTTCGACGTTCAGGGACTGCTCAACGAATCCAAAACCATTGCGTTCCGGATTGACGGCGCTTACCAGACGGGCGGAAAATACCGCAAGGGCATGGAAAAGGAGTCGTTCTACATCAACCCGTCGCTGGCGTTTCGGCCCAACGAAAAGACCTTCATTACGCTGGAAATGGACTTCTATAACGTCAATGAAACCATCGACGCCGGTACGGTTAACCTGTCGGTGATGCCCAACCCGGCTTTTGACCCGACCCGACCGGCGGGCCGCAACAACGTTCGGTTTCTGACAAACATGACCAACGACATTTACGACATCCCGGACAACCGGATGCTGGGTTTTAAATCGGACATTTCGACGGTACGGCACAGCACCTACACCGCCAGCTTCCGCCGGTACCTGGACGACGCCAACAAACTGTACATTCGGGGGGCGGTATACCGCTCCGTCTACGACTCCGACGCAATCCGGACGTCCCTGACTCCGCTGGCCAGTAAACCCGATACGAACGACGTAAAGGTGAACCTGTACACCCGATCGATCAGCCATAACCTGCCGCGGCTCGACAAAAACTCCGTGGTTCAGTTCGACCTCGTTGGCGACCAGATCGAAACCGGTGTTCTGAAACACACCTTCATGGTTGGCGCCGATTATAAAGTGACGGACCTAACCGAAATGACGTACAATACCATCGCGATTCCGGGCATCATCGACGTGTTCCGACCCGAAACGATTAGCAACACGCTCCCTTACGGTACGGCCAATTTCACCAAAACCGGTGAAACCATCAGCCGAACCACCAACATGGGCGTTACGGCGCAGGATGTCGTTTCGCTGAACGACTGGCTGAAAGCCTTCATCGGCGTTCGGTACAGTTCAAACCAGAGCAGTTCCCCGCTCAATTCGGCCTTTACGCGCACGCATTTCTGGAATCCGCTCGGTGGCCTGATGGTTTCGGTGAAGAAAGGACTGAACCTGTTTGTTTCCTACACGAACAGCACGCGCCCCGAAAACGTCAGCCAGGTGGATGAAGCCGGTAACACGTTTGGAAACAGCTCCGTTAACCAGTGGGAAGCCGGGGTCAAATCCGACTGGCTGGACAACCGCCTGCGCTTCAACCTGACGCTGTACCGAATCGAGCAGAGCAACCTGATCGAGCAGTTGTACGACATCAACAACAACGCCATCACGATCAACGGCCGCAACGTCTACCGCGCCAGTGGCGACGACCGGCGGCAGGGCGTGGAGGTGGAACTGACGGGCCGGGTGCTGACCAACCTGGAAGCCATTATCGGCTACTCGTACATCAACGCCCAATACCGCAATACGGTGGTGAACGTCGAAGGCTCCGCGCCCAACAATACGCCCAGCCACACCTACAACGCGTGGTTGAACTACACCGTTGCGAAAGGTCCGCTGAAACGGCTGAACATCGGTGCTGGTCTGTATTACCTGGGTTCGCGGCCATACAACGACTGGACGCAGGTTGGTTACACTACCCACGGCCTCGACACCAGCAAAGAACCTTGGTACAACCAGGCATACACCCTGCTGAATGCGCAGTTGGGTTACCAGTTCAATCAGCAGTGGGGTCTGCGGGTAATTGCCAACAACCTGCTGGACAAAGTGGGGTACGATGCCTACCGCACTTCCTTCATCGACAAAATCCAGCCCCGTAACTTCTCGGGCGTTGTTTCCTACCGCTTCTGA
- a CDS encoding ferritin-like domain-containing protein, giving the protein MISNEEIVDSLNELVKINNDRIQGYEKAVEDTKDANLDDIFRHNIIQSQQFRSELADHIVRIDGSAVSSATSTDISSKIHRAWIDIKTALTGSDEQAVLSSVEFGENAAVEAYEEAIEKDHIPAYIREVLQKQLEQLKTARDRVVALHK; this is encoded by the coding sequence ATGATTTCGAACGAAGAAATTGTTGATTCGCTCAACGAGCTGGTCAAGATCAATAACGACCGCATCCAGGGCTACGAAAAAGCCGTTGAAGATACCAAAGACGCTAATCTCGACGATATTTTTCGCCACAACATCATCCAGAGCCAGCAGTTCCGCAGTGAGCTGGCCGACCACATCGTCCGGATTGACGGTTCGGCTGTATCGAGCGCCACTTCAACCGACATTTCCAGCAAAATTCACCGGGCCTGGATCGACATCAAAACCGCGCTAACCGGTAGTGACGAGCAGGCGGTGTTAAGCTCGGTTGAATTCGGGGAGAATGCCGCCGTGGAAGCTTACGAAGAGGCCATCGAAAAAGACCACATTCCGGCTTACATCCGCGAGGTGTTGCAAAAACAGCTTGAGCAGCTGAAAACGGCCCGCGATCGCGTGGTGGCTCTGCACAAGTAA
- a CDS encoding ferritin-like domain-containing protein, which yields MTNDEIVDSLNDLVKINNDRINGFEKAAVDIEDAELASLFKNLTSQSRKFRSELADNVVRMGGEVPGIDETSTGSKIHRAWIDIKSAFTGKDRHTVLESCVFGENAAVEEYEEVLEDEDIPAYIRQTLSTQLDELRQTRDQIATLRNVTE from the coding sequence ATGACAAACGACGAAATTGTTGACTCCTTAAACGACCTGGTCAAGATTAACAACGACCGCATCAATGGATTTGAAAAAGCCGCTGTCGACATCGAAGACGCCGAGCTGGCTTCCCTGTTTAAAAACCTGACCTCGCAAAGCCGGAAATTCCGGAGCGAACTGGCCGACAACGTCGTTCGGATGGGCGGTGAAGTGCCGGGGATCGACGAAACCAGCACCGGCAGCAAAATTCACCGGGCCTGGATCGACATCAAATCCGCGTTCACGGGCAAAGACCGTCACACCGTTCTGGAATCCTGTGTTTTTGGCGAAAATGCCGCCGTTGAAGAATACGAGGAAGTGCTGGAAGACGAAGACATTCCGGCTTATATCCGCCAGACTCTCAGCACGCAACTCGACGAACTCCGCCAGACGCGCGATCAGATCGCAACCCTGCGCAACGTGACCGAGTAA